The window GCAGCCGCCGCCGGTCTGCCGTCGGGAGCACGCAGGCGCCGGGCCCGGCGTGGCGGGGCAGATAGATCGTGAAGGTGGATCCCTGGCCCGGCGCGCTCTCCACCGCGATATGCCCGCCGCTCTGCTCCACGATGCCGTAGACGGTCGAGAGGCCGAGACCGGTACCCTGCCCCGCTTCCTTGGTCGTGAAGAAGGGGTCGAAGATCCGGGCCTGGGTTGGCACGTCCATTCCCACGCCGGTATCGCGCACCGAGAGCTGCACGTAGGCGCCGGCCCGCACGCCGTTGGACCGCTCGGCCGCGGCTGCGTCCAGCAGCGCGTTCGCGGTGGTAATGATGACCCGGCCACCACTGGGCATCGCGTCCCGCGCGTTGACCACCAGGTTGACCAGCACCTGCTCGAGCTGGCTGGGATCCGCGAGGACGTACCAGAGCCCGGGGTCGAGCTCGGTCTCGAGCTCCACGTCGGCGCCGAGCAGGCGGCGAAGCATGGCATCGAGCTCCGCGAGGGTGGCGTTGAGCGAATGGATCTTGGGCTGGAGCACCTGGCGGCGGCTGAATGCCAGCAGCTGCCGGGTGAGCGCCGCGGCTCGCTGGGCGGCATGCCGGATCTGCTCCAGGTCGGCCCGGATCGGATCGCCCCCGTGGAGCTCGTGGAGGATGAGATCGCTGTAGCTCAATATCCCGGTGAGCAGGTTGTTGAAGTCATGGGCAATGCCGCCCGCCAGCTGACCCACGGCCTCCATCTTCTGGGCCTGCTGCAGCTGCTCTTCGCTGCGCCGAAGCGCCTCCTCCGCCGCCCACCGCTCAGTGATGTCCTGGCTGAGCGCGATCGCGCCCAGGATCTCCCCGCCGGCGCTGCGTAGAGGCACGGCCGAGGTGAGCACGATCTTCTGGACTCCATCGGGGACCTCGATGGAGACCACCTGGTTAAGCGTCGTCTCGCCCTGCCGGATCGCCTTGACCGCGGGCCACTCCTCGGGTGGAATCGGCTCGCCGGTATCACCCCGCCAGCCGCGATACTCCCAGTACCGCTCGAGGCCGGCCTCGTTGCCCACTCCCCAGATCGCCAGGCTCGCAGGATTCTCGAAGGTGATGCGGCCATCCCGGTCCAGTACCCCGACCCCGACCGGCAGGTTTTCCAGCACCTGCACGAAGAGCCGGGTGCTCCGGCTCAGCGCCTGCTGGTTACGCTCCCGCTCGACCGCGATCTCCGCCAGGTGGGTCGCGATCTCCACTACCCGGTGATCGACCGGCGACGGCTCCCTCGGCTCGGGATAGTACAGCACGAAGGTGCCCAGCACGGCGCCACCAGTGCCGAAGAAGGGCTCGACCCAGGCGGCGCGAAGGCCATGCCCCAGGGCCTGGTCTCGTCCGTAGGTCCAGCGGGGATCGGTCGCGATGTCGCTGATGATCACCCGCTCGCCTCGGAAGGCCGCCATGCCGCACGCCCCGGCGGTCGGCCCGATGGGAACGGCTTGGAGCGTGGCGCGGTAGGCGGCCGGCAGCGACGGCGCGCTGGCCAGACGGAGCATCTGCCCGCCGGACTCCGCCAGCAGGATCGACGCGATGACCGGCTGACCGTGGGCCTCGGTAAACCGGGTGATCCGCTCGAGCACGGCGTCCAGCTCGAGGCCGGCCGCGATCTGCTCCAGGAGCTCGCTCTGGCCCCGGGCCAGCAGCTCGAGCCGGTGCCGCTCGGTGGCATCGGCCACCGCGCCCACCATGCGGACGGCGTCATTTCCGGCGTCGCGCACAATGGACGCGCGGGCGCTCACGTACGCGTAGCTCCCGTCCGCCCGGCGGAACCGGTATTCGTCCTCCCAGGTCAGCTCCCCGCGCGCGATCGCCTCGTGCATCCCGACCACGACCCGTTCCCGGTCTTCCGCATGGAGGCGCTCGTACCACCAGGCGGCGGTCGAGCCGAAGCCGCGGCCGGTGTAGCCGAAGGTCCCCTCCGCGCTCTCATCCCAGACGATCCGGTCGGTGAGGAGATCCCACTCCCAGACGGCGACGCCCGTGGCTCGCGCCGCCAGGCGGCAGCGCTCCTCGCTCTGCTGCAAGGCGAGCTCCGCCTGCTTCCGGTCGCCGGTCTCCTGGGCGGTGAGATGAAAGCGCACCGGCGTGCCGTCCGAGCCCGGCACCGCGGCCACGGTGACCAGCACCCAGGCGGGCTCGCCCGACGCCCGCACCATGCGCTTCTCGGCGGTGAAGCTGGTACACTCGCCGGCGCGGAGCAGCCGGATCGCCTCCTGGCCGGCCAGCCGGTCGTCCGGATGGAAGAACTCCTCCACCAGACGTCCGACCAGGCGGTCATGCGGGAGCTCGAGCAGGGCGCAGAGTGCCTGGTTCACCCGGGCCCAGCGATTGTCCGGCGAGACCAGCGCCATCGGCACGCCCGCGGTCTCGAAGGCGTGTGCCGCCGGGTCCGGCTCACCGGCGTGGCGGTCATCATCCCGGCCGTCCAGGGCCTGGCGGAGCTCGATTTCGGT is drawn from Gemmatimonadales bacterium and contains these coding sequences:
- a CDS encoding GAF domain-containing protein: MSHVTTFLDSPPEEAFDRMTRLAARLLGAPISLIALAAGDREVFKSAVGLPEPFATRRSTPPSYSFCRHVIESGAPLVIEDARRHPLVRSNPAIRELGWISYAGVPLTTGTGRVLGALSVIDANPRLWSERDVALLQDLAASVVTEIELRQALDGRDDDRHAGEPDPAAHAFETAGVPMALVSPDNRWARVNQALCALLELPHDRLVGRLVEEFFHPDDRLAGQEAIRLLRAGECTSFTAEKRMVRASGEPAWVLVTVAAVPGSDGTPVRFHLTAQETGDRKQAELALQQSEERCRLAARATGVAVWEWDLLTDRIVWDESAEGTFGYTGRGFGSTAAWWYERLHAEDRERVVVGMHEAIARGELTWEDEYRFRRADGSYAYVSARASIVRDAGNDAVRMVGAVADATERHRLELLARGQSELLEQIAAGLELDAVLERITRFTEAHGQPVIASILLAESGGQMLRLASAPSLPAAYRATLQAVPIGPTAGACGMAAFRGERVIISDIATDPRWTYGRDQALGHGLRAAWVEPFFGTGGAVLGTFVLYYPEPREPSPVDHRVVEIATHLAEIAVERERNQQALSRSTRLFVQVLENLPVGVGVLDRDGRITFENPASLAIWGVGNEAGLERYWEYRGWRGDTGEPIPPEEWPAVKAIRQGETTLNQVVSIEVPDGVQKIVLTSAVPLRSAGGEILGAIALSQDITERWAAEEALRRSEEQLQQAQKMEAVGQLAGGIAHDFNNLLTGILSYSDLILHELHGGDPIRADLEQIRHAAQRAAALTRQLLAFSRRQVLQPKIHSLNATLAELDAMLRRLLGADVELETELDPGLWYVLADPSQLEQVLVNLVVNARDAMPSGGRVIITTANALLDAAAAERSNGVRAGAYVQLSVRDTGVGMDVPTQARIFDPFFTTKEAGQGTGLGLSTVYGIVEQSGGHIAVESAPGQGSTFTIYLPRHAGPGACVLPTADRRRLPGGSETLLLVEDEAAVRSSARRLLERHGYTVIEARHGADGLRIVEQSDQKIDLVLTDLVMPEMGGRELVERLRARHPGLKVLFMSGYSQRAVTIDGNMPPATGFVEKPFTVEQLTQRLREILDG